The proteins below come from a single Brevundimonas sp. LM2 genomic window:
- a CDS encoding YdeI/OmpD-associated family protein, whose protein sequence is MSELSQGTVHQVPTDLEAALRADAAVLALWERLTPLGRNEFICWVEDAKQAKTRERRVGRTTEELREGKGRPCCWPGCIHRTDKAPSRWQQAVLIDGKRNRGS, encoded by the coding sequence ATGAGCGAGTTGTCCCAGGGTACGGTCCACCAGGTCCCGACTGATCTGGAAGCGGCGCTGCGCGCGGACGCCGCGGTGCTGGCCCTGTGGGAGCGGCTGACGCCGCTGGGGCGCAACGAGTTCATCTGCTGGGTCGAGGACGCCAAACAGGCGAAGACGCGCGAGCGCCGTGTCGGCCGGACCACCGAGGAACTGCGGGAAGGCAAGGGCCGCCCCTGCTGCTGGCCCGGCTGCATCCATCGCACCGACAAGGCCCCGAGCCGCTGGCAACAGGCGGTCCTGATCGACGGCAAGCGGAACCGGGGGTCATAA
- a CDS encoding antitoxin, giving the protein MTILTTKAFRSGNSEAVRLPKGFAYGTDVELEIERIGEVTTIRPKRPSVAEMVARLRSLPKPSDVESRVPIEFPERPGL; this is encoded by the coding sequence ATGACGATCTTGACGACGAAGGCATTCCGAAGCGGAAACAGCGAAGCCGTACGCCTGCCCAAGGGCTTCGCCTATGGCACCGATGTGGAGCTCGAGATCGAGCGGATCGGCGAAGTCACAACCATTCGACCCAAACGGCCGTCGGTCGCCGAGATGGTGGCCAGGCTTCGCAGCCTTCCCAAACCAAGCGACGTCGAGAGCCGTGTGCCGATCGAGTTCCCTGAACGGCCCGGGCTTTGA
- a CDS encoding extensin family protein, which yields MKRDFADFWNLMWEAMLGVCAAFALLNAFAPPQDLFWKPLDLNRPVGQATAAKVGDFEVPAGAAPEQVAGATEACMQTLRDAGVEVRRAEDRDDGGFCQVRGAVTITGGAVTPLKPGGLTMQCPLAVRYVIWDRQVLQPAAEAVYGSKVAAVNNFGTYSCRRIYGSTDVADRPSEHARANALDVASVTLTDGKTVSVEADWSGTGPQGGEGAVFLKRLRDGACQVFSTVLTPDYNEAHRDHLHLDGAPRGLCASGARQPG from the coding sequence ATGAAACGCGATTTCGCCGACTTCTGGAACCTGATGTGGGAGGCGATGCTGGGCGTGTGCGCGGCCTTCGCCCTGCTGAACGCCTTCGCCCCGCCGCAGGATCTGTTCTGGAAGCCGCTGGATCTGAACCGACCGGTCGGCCAGGCCACGGCGGCCAAGGTCGGCGATTTCGAGGTGCCGGCCGGGGCCGCGCCGGAGCAGGTCGCCGGGGCCACCGAGGCCTGTATGCAGACCCTGCGCGATGCGGGCGTCGAGGTGCGGCGGGCCGAGGATCGCGACGACGGCGGCTTCTGCCAGGTGCGGGGCGCGGTGACCATCACCGGCGGTGCCGTCACGCCGCTGAAGCCGGGCGGTCTGACGATGCAGTGCCCGCTGGCCGTGCGTTACGTGATCTGGGACCGGCAGGTGCTGCAGCCCGCGGCCGAGGCGGTCTATGGCTCGAAGGTCGCCGCGGTAAACAATTTCGGGACCTATTCCTGCCGCCGGATCTACGGCTCGACCGACGTCGCCGACCGGCCCAGCGAACATGCGCGGGCCAATGCCCTGGACGTGGCTTCGGTCACCCTGACCGATGGAAAGACCGTGTCGGTCGAGGCGGACTGGAGCGGGACGGGGCCGCAGGGCGGCGAGGGGGCGGTGTTCCTGAAGCGGCTGCGCGACGGTGCCTGTCAGGTCTTTTCGACGGTGCTGACGCCGGACTACAACGAAGCCCACCGCGACCACCTGCATCTGGACGGTGCGCCGCGCGGGCTTTGCGCGAGCGGAGCCCGCCAGCCCGGCTAA
- the uvrC gene encoding excinuclease ABC subunit UvrC: MTLETPAPDSLPLVAADLIRDEARRAPDKPGVYRMYGEDGTCLYVGKARSIKKRILQYAQGRFHTQRIGLMVSLTRSMELVVTASETEALLLESNFIKKLKPRFNVVLRDDKSFAELMIRKDHRAPQVRKHRGSHTTPGDYFGPFASTWAVNRTLNTLQKAFLLRSCSDSVYETRTRPCMLHQIKRCSAPCTGLISLEDYGDLVEEASQFLKGKSRAVIGRLSGEMTAAAEAMDFEQAARVRDRIRALSAIAMENSVSADSVAEADVFALFSEGGQACVQVFFYRAGQNWGGRAYFPRVDRSDTDPEILAAFLGQFYEDKPIPRLVLSNVRPHELELLEEAFSMKAERKVEIARPLRGDKLALVDHAHTNAREALGRKMAESSAQGKILTEVCEAFGLEGTPERIEVYDNAHIQGTNAVGGMIVAGPEGFQKSQYRKFNIRGEDLTPGDDYGMMREVMRRRFGRLVKDEEEGTEEVIRPDLLLIDGGAGQLAEVQAVLADLGLDDILAVGVAKGPDRDAGMERFFVPGKPPFMLPLKSPALYYIQRLRDEAHRFANGAHRTRRSMDIKKNPLDEIEGVGPGRKKALLHAFGSAKGVGRAAVVDLEKVEGINRALAERIYGFFHPAAQR; the protein is encoded by the coding sequence ATGACCCTGGAGACCCCTGCCCCCGATTCCCTGCCGCTCGTCGCCGCCGACCTGATCCGCGACGAGGCCCGGCGCGCGCCCGACAAGCCCGGCGTCTATCGCATGTACGGCGAGGACGGGACCTGCCTGTATGTCGGCAAGGCGCGCTCCATCAAGAAACGCATCCTGCAGTACGCCCAGGGGCGGTTCCACACCCAGCGCATCGGGCTGATGGTGTCGCTGACCCGGTCGATGGAGCTGGTGGTCACCGCCTCCGAGACCGAGGCCCTGCTGCTGGAATCCAACTTCATCAAGAAGCTGAAGCCGCGCTTCAACGTGGTGCTGCGCGACGACAAGTCCTTCGCCGAACTGATGATCCGCAAGGACCACCGCGCGCCCCAGGTGCGCAAGCACCGGGGGTCGCACACCACGCCGGGCGACTATTTCGGCCCCTTCGCCTCGACCTGGGCGGTGAACCGGACGCTGAACACATTGCAGAAGGCCTTCCTGCTGCGGTCCTGTTCCGACAGCGTCTACGAGACCCGCACCCGGCCCTGCATGCTGCACCAGATCAAGCGCTGCTCGGCCCCCTGCACCGGTTTGATCTCGCTCGAGGACTACGGCGACCTGGTCGAGGAGGCGTCGCAGTTCCTCAAGGGCAAGTCCCGCGCGGTGATCGGCCGCCTGTCCGGCGAGATGACCGCCGCCGCCGAGGCCATGGATTTCGAACAGGCCGCCCGGGTGCGCGACCGCATCCGAGCCCTGTCGGCCATCGCCATGGAGAACTCCGTCAGCGCCGACAGCGTCGCCGAAGCCGACGTCTTCGCCCTGTTCAGCGAGGGCGGCCAGGCCTGTGTCCAGGTCTTCTTCTACCGCGCCGGCCAGAACTGGGGCGGCCGGGCCTATTTCCCGCGCGTCGACCGGTCCGACACCGATCCGGAGATTCTGGCCGCCTTCCTGGGCCAGTTCTACGAGGACAAACCGATCCCGCGCCTGGTCCTGTCCAACGTCCGCCCGCACGAGCTGGAGCTGCTGGAGGAGGCCTTTTCCATGAAGGCCGAGCGGAAGGTCGAAATCGCCCGGCCCCTGCGCGGCGACAAGCTGGCCCTGGTCGACCACGCCCACACCAATGCCCGTGAGGCCCTGGGCCGCAAGATGGCCGAGAGCTCGGCCCAGGGAAAGATCCTGACCGAGGTCTGTGAGGCCTTCGGACTGGAGGGCACGCCCGAACGGATCGAGGTCTATGACAACGCCCACATCCAGGGGACCAATGCCGTCGGCGGCATGATCGTGGCCGGGCCCGAGGGCTTCCAGAAGTCGCAGTACCGCAAGTTCAACATCCGCGGCGAGGACCTGACCCCCGGCGACGACTACGGCATGATGCGCGAGGTCATGCGCCGCCGTTTCGGCCGCCTGGTCAAGGACGAGGAGGAAGGCACCGAGGAGGTGATCCGCCCCGACCTGCTGCTGATCGACGGCGGGGCCGGCCAGCTGGCCGAGGTCCAGGCGGTGCTGGCCGACCTCGGGCTCGACGACATCCTGGCCGTCGGCGTGGCCAAGGGGCCGGACCGGGACGCGGGGATGGAGCGGTTCTTCGTGCCCGGCAAGCCGCCCTTCATGCTGCCGCTGAAGAGCCCGGCGCTTTACTACATTCAGCGCCTGCGCGACGAGGCCCACCGCTTCGCCAACGGGGCCCACCGCACCCGCCGGTCGATGGACATCAAGAAGAACCCGCTGGACGAGATCGAGGGCGTCGGACCCGGCCGCAAGAAGGCCCTCCTGCACGCCTTCGGCTCGGCCAAGGGCGTCGGCCGGGCGGCGGTGGTCGATCTGGAAAAGGTCGAGGGCATCAACCGCGCCCTGGCCGAACGGATTTATGGCTTCTTCCATCCGGCCGCGCAGCGTTAA
- a CDS encoding cold-shock protein, with product MATGTVKWFNPTKGFGFIQPESGGADVFVHITAVQKAGLTGLDENAKVSYELESQRGKTSAVDLKLL from the coding sequence ATGGCGACCGGTACGGTCAAGTGGTTCAACCCCACGAAAGGCTTCGGCTTCATCCAGCCGGAAAGCGGCGGCGCCGATGTGTTCGTTCACATCACCGCCGTCCAGAAGGCTGGCCTGACGGGCCTCGATGAAAACGCCAAGGTGTCGTACGAGCTGGAATCCCAGCGCGGCAAGACCTCGGCCGTCGATCTGAAGCTGCTCTGA
- the gluQRS gene encoding tRNA glutamyl-Q(34) synthetase GluQRS — translation MAFITRFAPSPTGLLHRGHAVSALTAWSAARAAGGRFLLRIEDTDFTRCRPEYETALIEDLAWLGLDWETPVRRQSDHRDAYDAALDRLRDLGVLYRCFRTRKELMALAGVAPHGDDPPDAQAFAGGPLEPDEEAGRLADGRPFAWRLSLAAARDRLGGFEHLTWTEETAGPGVRTARPEALGDMVLGRKDIGAGYVIASVVDDALQGVTHVVRGEDLIPATSIQRVLQALLDLPTPVYRHHPLLLGPDGKRYAKRDGSVTIMALREAGVTPQELRAELGFE, via the coding sequence ATGGCCTTCATCACCCGTTTCGCCCCCTCCCCCACCGGCCTGCTGCACCGGGGCCATGCCGTCTCCGCCTTGACGGCGTGGAGCGCGGCCCGCGCGGCGGGCGGGCGGTTCCTGCTGCGGATCGAGGATACCGACTTCACCCGCTGCCGCCCGGAATACGAGACCGCCCTGATCGAGGATCTGGCCTGGCTGGGTCTGGACTGGGAGACCCCGGTGCGCCGCCAGTCCGACCACCGGGACGCCTATGACGCGGCCCTGGACCGGTTGCGCGACCTGGGCGTGCTCTATCGCTGCTTCCGGACCCGCAAGGAGCTGATGGCCCTGGCCGGGGTCGCCCCGCACGGCGACGATCCGCCGGACGCCCAGGCCTTCGCAGGCGGTCCGCTGGAGCCGGATGAGGAAGCCGGACGCCTGGCCGACGGCCGGCCCTTCGCCTGGCGGCTGTCCCTCGCCGCCGCGCGGGACCGGCTGGGTGGGTTCGAGCACCTGACCTGGACCGAGGAGACGGCGGGGCCCGGGGTCAGGACCGCCCGGCCCGAGGCGTTGGGGGACATGGTCCTGGGGCGCAAGGACATCGGCGCGGGCTATGTCATCGCCTCGGTCGTCGACGACGCGCTGCAGGGCGTGACCCATGTGGTGCGCGGTGAGGACCTGATCCCCGCGACGTCGATCCAGCGGGTACTGCAGGCCCTGCTGGACCTGCCGACCCCGGTGTATCGCCACCACCCCCTGCTGCTGGGCCCCGACGGCAAACGCTACGCCAAGCGCGACGGCTCGGTGACGATCATGGCCCTGCGCGAGGCCGGGGTGACGCCGCAGGAGTTGCGGGCGGAGCTGGGGTTTGAGTAG
- the pgsA gene encoding CDP-diacylglycerol--glycerol-3-phosphate 3-phosphatidyltransferase has product MTHTPHANPIPNILTGLRLVAGVVMFLILAGATGGVPILSAYLSPEDQFGLYRAAFYIFVVAASTDWVDGYLARRWKSETRWGAILDPIADKILVTGAILGVLTSGSVPQIAIPCGLILFREFAVSALRETIAGRITLEVTTLAKWKTTVQLVALGAQLFARNWDGFGLDFEWLPAFQLFADSLIWFAAIATVWTGWQYFDTARRSLKEAD; this is encoded by the coding sequence ATGACCCACACTCCCCACGCCAACCCCATCCCCAACATCCTGACCGGCCTGCGGCTGGTGGCCGGGGTGGTGATGTTCCTGATCCTGGCGGGGGCGACCGGCGGCGTGCCGATCCTGTCGGCCTATCTGAGCCCCGAGGACCAGTTCGGTCTGTACCGCGCGGCCTTCTACATCTTCGTCGTCGCCGCCTCGACCGACTGGGTCGACGGCTATCTGGCGCGGCGCTGGAAGTCCGAGACGCGCTGGGGCGCCATCCTGGACCCCATAGCCGACAAGATCCTGGTCACCGGGGCCATCCTGGGCGTGCTGACCTCGGGATCGGTTCCCCAGATCGCCATCCCCTGCGGTCTGATCCTGTTCCGCGAATTCGCCGTCTCGGCCCTGCGCGAGACCATCGCCGGCCGGATCACGCTGGAGGTCACCACCCTGGCCAAGTGGAAGACCACGGTCCAGCTGGTCGCCCTGGGGGCCCAGCTGTTCGCGCGCAACTGGGACGGCTTCGGCCTCGACTTCGAATGGCTGCCGGCCTTCCAGCTGTTCGCCGACAGCCTGATCTGGTTCGCCGCCATCGCCACCGTCTGGACCGGCTGGCAGTATTTCGACACGGCGCGCCGGTCGCTGAAGGAAGCGGATTAG
- a CDS encoding GNAT family N-acetyltransferase has translation MSGLTTRAATLDDLPALHPLIERAYRGETAKLGWTNEADLLDGQRTDVEELTEILTDPARIMLLAEDVGTLVACLQLVDEGDGTAYLGLLSVEPERQAGGLGRFMIAAAEAEAVTRFGARTLRMTVIRQRPELIAWYERRGYALTGETEPFPLSDERAGLPRRQDLEFVVLAKGLG, from the coding sequence TTGAGCGGACTGACCACCCGGGCCGCCACCCTCGACGACCTGCCGGCCCTGCACCCTCTGATCGAGCGGGCCTATCGCGGCGAGACGGCCAAACTGGGCTGGACCAATGAGGCCGACCTGCTGGACGGTCAGCGGACCGACGTCGAAGAGCTGACCGAGATCCTGACCGATCCCGCCCGGATCATGTTGCTGGCGGAGGACGTCGGCACCCTGGTCGCCTGTCTGCAGCTGGTCGATGAGGGCGACGGCACGGCTTATCTGGGCCTGCTTTCGGTCGAGCCGGAGCGGCAGGCGGGCGGCCTGGGCCGGTTCATGATCGCGGCGGCGGAGGCCGAGGCCGTGACCCGCTTCGGCGCGCGCACCCTGCGCATGACCGTCATCCGCCAGCGCCCCGAGCTGATCGCCTGGTACGAACGCCGCGGCTACGCCTTGACCGGCGAGACCGAGCCGTTTCCGCTCAGCGACGAGCGCGCCGGCCTGCCGAGGCGGCAGGATCTGGAGTTCGTGGTGCTGGCGAAGGGGCTGGGATAG
- the ppk2 gene encoding polyphosphate kinase 2, with protein MGKAKDYDKALEALQIELVDTQHWAIEQGLKVVVLFEGRDTAGKDGAIKRIVEYASPRQTRIVALPKPTERELTQWYFQRYVSHLPAAGELVLFNRSWYNRAGVEPVMGFCTPEQHEHFLDDVPRFERSLTGSGIILIKLWLDISKEEQARRLEERREDPLKKFKVSSLDAEAQIRWDAYSAARNRMLAECHHRDAPWTVIATDDKKTARLNIVRHILRRLDRPGAKVGHVDPRVVFDASRAKGKLNP; from the coding sequence ATGGGCAAGGCCAAGGATTACGACAAGGCGCTGGAGGCGCTGCAGATCGAGCTGGTCGACACCCAGCACTGGGCCATCGAACAGGGGCTGAAGGTCGTGGTGCTGTTCGAGGGCCGCGACACCGCCGGCAAGGACGGGGCGATCAAGCGGATCGTCGAATACGCCTCGCCGCGCCAGACCCGCATCGTCGCCCTGCCCAAGCCGACCGAGCGGGAACTGACCCAGTGGTATTTCCAGCGCTACGTCTCCCACCTGCCGGCGGCAGGCGAGCTCGTCCTATTCAACCGGTCCTGGTACAACCGGGCCGGGGTCGAGCCGGTCATGGGCTTCTGCACCCCCGAACAGCACGAACATTTTCTCGACGACGTGCCCCGGTTCGAGCGGTCGCTGACCGGGTCGGGCATCATCCTGATCAAGCTGTGGCTCGACATCTCGAAAGAGGAACAGGCCCGGCGGCTGGAGGAGCGGCGGGAAGACCCGCTGAAGAAGTTCAAGGTCTCCTCGCTCGACGCCGAGGCCCAGATCCGCTGGGACGCCTACAGCGCCGCCCGCAACCGCATGCTGGCCGAATGCCACCACCGCGACGCGCCCTGGACCGTCATCGCCACCGACGACAAGAAGACCGCCCGACTGAACATCGTGCGCCACATCCTGCGCCGGCTGGACCGGCCGGGCGCGAAGGTCGGCCACGTCGATCCGCGCGTGGTCTTCGACGCCAGCCGGGCGAAGGGCAAGCTGAACCCGTGA
- a CDS encoding carbonic anhydrase, protein MPDSSTDPLIAGYHRFRADHWPAAKAEYEALAADGQTPHTLIVACSDSRADPALIFDAAPGQLFVVRNVANLVPPYEPDGQLHGVSAALEFGVKVLNVSRIVVMGHAHCGGVAAMRDGTPDSVRDFVGPWIAQGTAVVRRVAETVEPDEVERASEEAVVRLSLDNLRTFPWIAERETAGTLELTGLHFGIAEGMLRALTSAPRFEPLS, encoded by the coding sequence ATGCCAGACTCGTCCACCGACCCCCTGATCGCCGGCTACCACCGCTTCCGCGCCGACCACTGGCCCGCCGCCAAGGCGGAGTACGAGGCCCTGGCCGCCGATGGCCAGACGCCGCACACCCTGATCGTGGCCTGTTCCGACAGCCGCGCCGATCCGGCCCTGATCTTCGACGCCGCCCCGGGCCAGCTGTTCGTGGTGCGCAACGTCGCCAACCTGGTCCCGCCCTATGAGCCGGACGGCCAGCTGCACGGGGTCTCGGCGGCGCTGGAGTTCGGGGTCAAGGTGCTGAACGTCAGCCGCATCGTGGTCATGGGCCACGCCCACTGCGGCGGCGTCGCGGCCATGCGGGACGGCACGCCCGACAGCGTCCGCGACTTCGTCGGTCCCTGGATCGCCCAGGGCACCGCCGTCGTCCGCCGCGTCGCCGAGACGGTGGAGCCCGATGAGGTCGAACGGGCTTCGGAAGAGGCGGTGGTGCGCCTGTCGCTCGACAACCTGCGCACCTTCCCCTGGATCGCGGAGCGCGAGACGGCCGGGACGCTGGAGCTGACCGGCCTGCATTTCGGCATCGCCGAGGGTATGCTGCGTGCCCTGACCTCGGCTCCGCGCTTTGAACCGCTAAGCTAG
- a CDS encoding S46 family peptidase translates to MRLILAVTTALTVAATGARAEEGMWTFDNFPIARANATLGTSIDQAWLDRVRLSSVKFGGCSAGIVSDAGLVMTNNHCVATCVADLSTQAVNYAETGFTPRTREEETKCPGGTAEVLTDISDVTERVQAVGAGLTGQAFTRARDAEIGRIEQEACGDATDKRCQVVTLYRGGQFKLYTYKKYTDVRLAFAPEDRAATFGGDLDNFSFPRFAIDAAFIRLYENDAPAETPTHFVWKADKPVEGTPVFVAGSPGATQRLLTMDQLATVRDVVLPMDQLIASELRGRLIRFSAESEENAFIAMDPIVGLENTYKRGLGRMRALTDPAFMAAKAEAEDEFETRATGMDNGIRDGGMDLVGAGNPWAALSAVQPIARELYPTMALLEGGTGMGTTPVAGGSQLFGWARALVRGAQERAKPSAERLPEYGDARLASLQSALFAERPTYPALEQVRMEWWLSKTREWLTVDHPAVRGLLGQESPEQLSARLVAGTKLGDPAVRRALWEGGLAAVEASDDPMIQYLLSIQDETRAIRSDWETRVQAPTDQASERLATARFLTYTDSVYPDATGTLRLTYGLIEGSDVPGQRFGPFTTFAGLWDRATGAAPFDVAPKLLAAKDRIDADAVMNMTVSSDTIGGSSGSPVVTAAGEIVGANFDSTVLTQRNAYGYDRTVNRSVIVTTGAVTVALRDVYDMGRLVEELGAR, encoded by the coding sequence ATGCGCCTGATCCTCGCCGTCACCACCGCCCTGACCGTCGCCGCCACCGGGGCGCGGGCCGAGGAGGGGATGTGGACGTTCGACAACTTCCCCATCGCCCGGGCCAATGCGACCCTCGGCACCAGTATCGACCAGGCCTGGCTGGACCGGGTGCGGCTGAGCTCGGTCAAGTTCGGCGGGTGTTCGGCGGGGATCGTCTCGGACGCCGGCCTGGTCATGACCAACAACCACTGCGTCGCCACCTGCGTGGCCGATCTGTCGACCCAGGCGGTCAACTATGCCGAGACCGGCTTCACCCCCCGCACTCGCGAGGAGGAGACGAAATGTCCCGGCGGCACGGCCGAGGTCCTGACCGACATCAGCGACGTGACCGAGCGGGTGCAGGCGGTCGGCGCGGGCCTGACCGGCCAGGCCTTCACCCGGGCCCGGGACGCCGAGATCGGCCGGATCGAGCAGGAGGCCTGCGGCGACGCCACCGACAAGCGCTGCCAGGTCGTGACCCTTTACCGGGGCGGCCAGTTCAAGCTGTATACCTACAAGAAATACACCGACGTCCGCCTGGCCTTCGCGCCCGAGGATCGCGCCGCGACGTTCGGCGGCGATCTGGACAATTTCAGCTTCCCGCGCTTCGCCATCGATGCGGCCTTCATCCGCCTCTATGAGAACGACGCCCCCGCCGAGACGCCGACCCATTTCGTCTGGAAGGCGGACAAGCCGGTCGAGGGCACTCCGGTGTTCGTGGCCGGTTCGCCCGGCGCGACCCAGCGGCTGCTGACGATGGACCAGCTGGCCACGGTGCGCGACGTGGTCCTGCCGATGGACCAGCTGATCGCGTCCGAGCTGCGCGGCCGGCTGATCCGCTTCAGCGCGGAGAGCGAGGAGAACGCCTTCATCGCCATGGATCCGATCGTCGGGCTGGAGAACACCTACAAGCGCGGCCTGGGCCGGATGCGGGCCCTGACCGACCCCGCCTTCATGGCCGCCAAGGCTGAGGCGGAAGATGAGTTCGAGACCCGCGCCACGGGCATGGACAACGGCATCCGGGACGGCGGGATGGATCTAGTGGGGGCGGGTAACCCCTGGGCGGCGCTGTCCGCCGTCCAGCCGATCGCGCGCGAGCTCTATCCCACCATGGCCCTGCTGGAAGGCGGAACCGGCATGGGCACGACGCCGGTGGCCGGCGGGTCGCAGCTGTTCGGCTGGGCCCGGGCCCTCGTGCGCGGGGCGCAGGAACGGGCCAAGCCGTCGGCCGAGCGCCTGCCGGAATACGGCGATGCCCGCCTGGCGTCGCTGCAGTCGGCCCTGTTCGCCGAGCGGCCGACCTATCCGGCGCTGGAGCAGGTGCGGATGGAGTGGTGGCTGTCCAAGACGCGCGAATGGCTGACCGTCGACCATCCGGCCGTGCGCGGCCTGCTGGGCCAGGAGTCGCCCGAACAGCTGTCCGCCCGTCTGGTCGCCGGCACCAAACTGGGCGATCCGGCGGTGCGGCGCGCCCTGTGGGAAGGTGGCCTGGCCGCCGTCGAGGCCTCGGACGATCCGATGATCCAGTACCTGCTGTCGATCCAGGACGAGACCCGCGCCATCCGCAGCGACTGGGAGACCCGGGTCCAGGCCCCGACCGACCAGGCCTCCGAGCGGCTGGCGACGGCCCGGTTCCTGACCTACACCGACAGCGTCTATCCCGATGCGACCGGCACCCTGCGCCTGACCTATGGGCTGATCGAGGGCTCGGACGTGCCGGGCCAGCGCTTCGGGCCCTTCACCACCTTCGCCGGCCTGTGGGACCGGGCGACGGGGGCCGCGCCGTTCGACGTCGCGCCGAAACTGCTGGCGGCCAAGGACCGGATCGACGCCGACGCTGTGATGAACATGACGGTGTCGTCGGACACCATCGGCGGTTCGTCCGGCTCGCCGGTGGTGACGGCGGCGGGCGAGATCGTGGGGGCCAATTTCGACTCCACCGTCCTGACCCAGAGGAACGCCTATGGCTATGACCGCACCGTCAACCGCAGCGTGATCGTGACCACCGGCGCCGTGACCGTGGCCCTGCGCGACGTCTATGACATGGGCCGTCTGGTCGAGGAGCTGGGCGCGCGTTGA
- a CDS encoding PIN domain-containing protein codes for MTRFLLDTNVAIGLRDDVVEVQDRVLSLQGEVALSVLTRVELEGGSHRDPADAERKRARLDTLLQSLPVFPFDDDAADAYRAIIQSAGFSRRKIIDRMIAAQAMSRSFSLVTLNGADFRDIPGLDVVEW; via the coding sequence TTGACTCGCTTTCTGCTCGACACCAACGTGGCTATCGGGCTTCGCGACGATGTTGTTGAGGTTCAGGATCGGGTCCTGTCGCTGCAGGGCGAGGTCGCCCTGTCCGTCCTGACCCGGGTCGAGCTGGAAGGCGGTTCACATCGGGATCCGGCGGACGCGGAGCGTAAGCGCGCCAGGCTGGATACGCTTCTGCAGAGTCTGCCGGTGTTCCCATTCGATGACGATGCCGCCGACGCGTATCGCGCGATCATCCAGTCCGCGGGCTTCTCGCGCCGCAAGATCATCGACCGCATGATCGCGGCCCAGGCGATGTCTAGGAGCTTCAGCCTGGTGACCCTGAACGGAGCGGATTTCCGCGACATCCCGGGGCTCGACGTCGTGGAATGGTAG
- a CDS encoding DMT family transporter gives MSSPTPAPRLIPLLVVLASASVLGLAPILVRLTETGPAAAGFWRFAFALPLLCLLVARPGGEGLGRPSRWMLLAGLLLGLDLSVWHYGIVMTSVANATVLCNLTPVVVTLVGWLVFKERPARLFILALALAMGGAFAMAAAAEGGQGTNPVLGDLLSLSVSLWYAGYFLMVKRARTTAGALRVTFWATLAGLPLMGGVALVLGEDMIPATTAGWAACMAMGLMHVVGQGGVAWALGRLPTAITAVTILIQPLVAAGLSWLIFGETLTIVQALGGALVLAAIMLAQWSARTKTGATPEGVAPA, from the coding sequence ATGTCATCGCCCACCCCCGCCCCCCGCCTGATTCCCCTGCTGGTCGTGCTCGCCTCCGCCAGCGTGCTGGGGCTGGCGCCGATCCTGGTCCGGCTGACCGAGACCGGACCGGCGGCGGCCGGCTTCTGGCGGTTCGCCTTCGCCCTGCCGTTGTTGTGCCTGCTGGTGGCCCGGCCGGGGGGCGAAGGCCTCGGAAGACCGTCGCGCTGGATGCTGCTGGCCGGTCTGCTGCTGGGGCTGGACCTCAGCGTCTGGCACTACGGCATCGTCATGACCTCGGTCGCCAATGCCACGGTGCTGTGCAACCTGACGCCGGTGGTGGTGACCCTGGTCGGCTGGCTGGTCTTCAAGGAGCGGCCCGCCCGGCTGTTCATCCTGGCCCTCGCCCTGGCCATGGGCGGGGCCTTCGCCATGGCGGCGGCCGCCGAAGGGGGTCAGGGCACCAACCCGGTGCTGGGCGACCTGCTCTCGCTCAGCGTGTCTCTCTGGTACGCGGGCTATTTCCTGATGGTGAAGCGGGCGCGGACCACGGCCGGGGCGCTGCGCGTCACCTTCTGGGCCACCCTGGCGGGCCTGCCGCTGATGGGAGGCGTCGCGCTTGTGCTGGGCGAGGACATGATCCCCGCCACCACCGCGGGCTGGGCCGCCTGCATGGCCATGGGGCTGATGCATGTGGTGGGCCAGGGGGGCGTGGCCTGGGCCCTGGGCCGGCTGCCGACCGCGATAACCGCCGTCACCATCCTGATCCAGCCCCTGGTCGCCGCCGGTCTCAGCTGGCTGATCTTCGGCGAGACCCTGACGATCGTCCAGGCCCTGGGCGGGGCCCTGGTGCTGGCCGCCATCATGCTGGCGCAGTGGTCGGCCCGAACGAAAACGGGCGCGACCCCAGAGGGTGTCGCGCCCGCCTGA